The Neodiprion fabricii isolate iyNeoFabr1 chromosome 4, iyNeoFabr1.1, whole genome shotgun sequence genome window below encodes:
- the LOC124180878 gene encoding RNA-binding protein Pasilla isoform X1, translating to MAADSGMETCPSPEIADSRKRPLDCDVENGSTKRSHYGSGGDGTYHLKVLVPGVAAGAIIGKGGETIAQLQKDTGARVKMSKSHDFYPGTTERVCLITGSVDAIMAVMDFIMEKIREKPDLTSKTTVDFDSGKTTAERDKQVLNVKILVPNSTAGMIIGKAGNYIKQIKEESGSYVQISQKAKDLSLQERCITVIGEKENNRNALIMILAKVADDPQSGTCLNVSYADVSGPVANYNPTGSPYAQAPAGTPTYTSTPGLNTVSLLNGAGLSLNLNLGAAMTAGTAPVTAQILEHIKLTLRSTGFSEPAATEILTAIATLAKYNILGMGIGMPSSVSYLGTPMDSTSTTNGSNNNGGVFGPIGTVPALGSSSPTPRNAIDRYEPFDPFRQNNTAPNAIHLNNNSFGLGTNQLSLVSKSPTQVDASNKETKKVDIEIAEVIVGAILGPGGRALIEIQHLSGANIQISKKGMFAPGTRNRIVTITGFPNAIGTAQYLIEQRISEEEAKRARHNAIAGMIH from the exons gtggAGATGGCACATATCACCTCAAAGTATTGGTACCCGGAGTGGCAGCTGGAGCAATTATTGGCAAAGGGGGGGAAACCATCGCCCAGTTACAGAAAGACACAGGAGCACGGGTGAAGATGTCCAAGTCCCACGACTTTTACCCAG GAACAACGGAAAGAGTTTGCCTGATAACAGGCAGCGTTGACGCTATAATGGCTGTGATGGATTTtataatggaaaaaattcgtGAGAAACCAGACCTCACATCAAAAACCACAGTTGATTTTGACTCTGGTAAAACGACCGCAGAGAGAGACAAGCAGGTATTAAAT GTGAAAATACTTGTGCCAAATAGTACTGCTGGTATGATAATAGGAAAGGCAGGGAACTATATAAAGCAAATAAAAGAGGAATCAGGCTCGTATGTGCAAATAAGTCAAAAAGCAAAGGACTTATCGCTACAGGAACGATGTATAACTGTTatcggagagaaagagaacaATCGAAATGCATTAATTATGATCCTGGCTAAAGTAGCCGACGATCCACAGAGCGGAACTTGTCTCAATGTCAGTTACGCAGACGTTAGCGGTCCTGTTGCCAACTATAATCCAACAGGTAGTCCGTACGCCCAGGCGCCTGCAGGGACGCCGACTTACACATCTACACCTGGTCTGAACACAg TGAGTCTCCTGAACGGTGCTGGTCTGAGTCTGAATTTGAACTTAGGCGCAGCTATGACAGCTGGTACAGCTCCAGTCACAGCACAAATACTTGAGCACATAAAACTTACCCTGCGAAGTACAGGGTTCTCGGAACCAGCTGCCACTGAGATTCTGACTGCTATTGCTACTCTGGCAAAATACAATATTCTTGGAATGGGTATTGGTATGCCGTCGAGTGTGAGTTATTTGGGAACTCCTATGGACAGTACATCGACCACTAATGGCTCTAATAATAACGGAGGAGTATTTGGTCCAATTGGAACTGTCCCAGCCCTAGGATCTTCATCTCCTACACCTCGTAATGCAATTGACAGATACGAGCCGTTTGATCCATTCAGGCAAAACAATACAGCACCAAACGCGATCCACCTAAACAACAATTCTTTCGGCTTAGGGACGAACCAGTTGTCACTTGTAAGTAAGAGTCCTACTCAGGTAGACGCAAGCAACAAGGAGACCAAGAAAGTAGATATAGAAATTGCAGAGGTTATAGTTGGAGCCATTTTGGGGCCCGGCGGTCGTGCTCTCATCGAGATTCAGCACCTGAGCGGGGCCAACATTCAAATATCAAAGAAGGGAATGTTCGCACCTGGAACAAGGAATCGTATAGTTACCATCACAGGTTTTCCAAACGCAATTGGCACCGCTCAGTACCTCATTGAGCAGCGAATCAGCGAAGAAGAAGCAAAACGAGCTCGCCATAATGCAATTGCTGGAATGATtcattga
- the LOC124180878 gene encoding RNA-binding protein Pasilla isoform X3, with amino-acid sequence MWHIGGDGTYHLKVLVPGVAAGAIIGKGGETIAQLQKDTGARVKMSKSHDFYPGTTERVCLITGSVDAIMAVMDFIMEKIREKPDLTSKTTVDFDSGKTTAERDKQVLNVKILVPNSTAGMIIGKAGNYIKQIKEESGSYVQISQKAKDLSLQERCITVIGEKENNRNALIMILAKVADDPQSGTCLNVSYADVSGPVANYNPTGSPYAQAPAGTPTYTSTPGLNTVSLLNGAGLSLNLNLGAAMTAGTAPVTAQILEHIKLTLRSTGFSEPAATEILTAIATLAKYNILGMGIGMPSSVSYLGTPMDSTSTTNGSNNNGGVFGPIGTVPALGSSSPTPRNAIDRYEPFDPFRQNNTAPNAIHLNNNSFGLGTNQLSLVSKSPTQVDASNKETKKVDIEIAEVIVGAILGPGGRALIEIQHLSGANIQISKKGMFAPGTRNRIVTITGFPNAIGTAQYLIEQRISEEEAKRARHNAIAGMIH; translated from the exons gtggAGATGGCACATATCACCTCAAAGTATTGGTACCCGGAGTGGCAGCTGGAGCAATTATTGGCAAAGGGGGGGAAACCATCGCCCAGTTACAGAAAGACACAGGAGCACGGGTGAAGATGTCCAAGTCCCACGACTTTTACCCAG GAACAACGGAAAGAGTTTGCCTGATAACAGGCAGCGTTGACGCTATAATGGCTGTGATGGATTTtataatggaaaaaattcgtGAGAAACCAGACCTCACATCAAAAACCACAGTTGATTTTGACTCTGGTAAAACGACCGCAGAGAGAGACAAGCAGGTATTAAAT GTGAAAATACTTGTGCCAAATAGTACTGCTGGTATGATAATAGGAAAGGCAGGGAACTATATAAAGCAAATAAAAGAGGAATCAGGCTCGTATGTGCAAATAAGTCAAAAAGCAAAGGACTTATCGCTACAGGAACGATGTATAACTGTTatcggagagaaagagaacaATCGAAATGCATTAATTATGATCCTGGCTAAAGTAGCCGACGATCCACAGAGCGGAACTTGTCTCAATGTCAGTTACGCAGACGTTAGCGGTCCTGTTGCCAACTATAATCCAACAGGTAGTCCGTACGCCCAGGCGCCTGCAGGGACGCCGACTTACACATCTACACCTGGTCTGAACACAg TGAGTCTCCTGAACGGTGCTGGTCTGAGTCTGAATTTGAACTTAGGCGCAGCTATGACAGCTGGTACAGCTCCAGTCACAGCACAAATACTTGAGCACATAAAACTTACCCTGCGAAGTACAGGGTTCTCGGAACCAGCTGCCACTGAGATTCTGACTGCTATTGCTACTCTGGCAAAATACAATATTCTTGGAATGGGTATTGGTATGCCGTCGAGTGTGAGTTATTTGGGAACTCCTATGGACAGTACATCGACCACTAATGGCTCTAATAATAACGGAGGAGTATTTGGTCCAATTGGAACTGTCCCAGCCCTAGGATCTTCATCTCCTACACCTCGTAATGCAATTGACAGATACGAGCCGTTTGATCCATTCAGGCAAAACAATACAGCACCAAACGCGATCCACCTAAACAACAATTCTTTCGGCTTAGGGACGAACCAGTTGTCACTTGTAAGTAAGAGTCCTACTCAGGTAGACGCAAGCAACAAGGAGACCAAGAAAGTAGATATAGAAATTGCAGAGGTTATAGTTGGAGCCATTTTGGGGCCCGGCGGTCGTGCTCTCATCGAGATTCAGCACCTGAGCGGGGCCAACATTCAAATATCAAAGAAGGGAATGTTCGCACCTGGAACAAGGAATCGTATAGTTACCATCACAGGTTTTCCAAACGCAATTGGCACCGCTCAGTACCTCATTGAGCAGCGAATCAGCGAAGAAGAAGCAAAACGAGCTCGCCATAATGCAATTGCTGGAATGATtcattga
- the LOC124180878 gene encoding RNA-binding protein Pasilla isoform X2, translating into MAADSGMETCPSPEIADSRKRPLDCDVENGSTKRSHYGSGGDGTYHLKVLVPGVAAGAIIGKGGETIAQLQKDTGARVKMSKSHDFYPGTTERVCLITGSVDAIMAVMDFIMEKIREKPDLTSKTTVDFDSGKTTAERDKQVKILVPNSTAGMIIGKAGNYIKQIKEESGSYVQISQKAKDLSLQERCITVIGEKENNRNALIMILAKVADDPQSGTCLNVSYADVSGPVANYNPTGSPYAQAPAGTPTYTSTPGLNTVSLLNGAGLSLNLNLGAAMTAGTAPVTAQILEHIKLTLRSTGFSEPAATEILTAIATLAKYNILGMGIGMPSSVSYLGTPMDSTSTTNGSNNNGGVFGPIGTVPALGSSSPTPRNAIDRYEPFDPFRQNNTAPNAIHLNNNSFGLGTNQLSLVSKSPTQVDASNKETKKVDIEIAEVIVGAILGPGGRALIEIQHLSGANIQISKKGMFAPGTRNRIVTITGFPNAIGTAQYLIEQRISEEEAKRARHNAIAGMIH; encoded by the exons gtggAGATGGCACATATCACCTCAAAGTATTGGTACCCGGAGTGGCAGCTGGAGCAATTATTGGCAAAGGGGGGGAAACCATCGCCCAGTTACAGAAAGACACAGGAGCACGGGTGAAGATGTCCAAGTCCCACGACTTTTACCCAG GAACAACGGAAAGAGTTTGCCTGATAACAGGCAGCGTTGACGCTATAATGGCTGTGATGGATTTtataatggaaaaaattcgtGAGAAACCAGACCTCACATCAAAAACCACAGTTGATTTTGACTCTGGTAAAACGACCGCAGAGAGAGACAAGCAG GTGAAAATACTTGTGCCAAATAGTACTGCTGGTATGATAATAGGAAAGGCAGGGAACTATATAAAGCAAATAAAAGAGGAATCAGGCTCGTATGTGCAAATAAGTCAAAAAGCAAAGGACTTATCGCTACAGGAACGATGTATAACTGTTatcggagagaaagagaacaATCGAAATGCATTAATTATGATCCTGGCTAAAGTAGCCGACGATCCACAGAGCGGAACTTGTCTCAATGTCAGTTACGCAGACGTTAGCGGTCCTGTTGCCAACTATAATCCAACAGGTAGTCCGTACGCCCAGGCGCCTGCAGGGACGCCGACTTACACATCTACACCTGGTCTGAACACAg TGAGTCTCCTGAACGGTGCTGGTCTGAGTCTGAATTTGAACTTAGGCGCAGCTATGACAGCTGGTACAGCTCCAGTCACAGCACAAATACTTGAGCACATAAAACTTACCCTGCGAAGTACAGGGTTCTCGGAACCAGCTGCCACTGAGATTCTGACTGCTATTGCTACTCTGGCAAAATACAATATTCTTGGAATGGGTATTGGTATGCCGTCGAGTGTGAGTTATTTGGGAACTCCTATGGACAGTACATCGACCACTAATGGCTCTAATAATAACGGAGGAGTATTTGGTCCAATTGGAACTGTCCCAGCCCTAGGATCTTCATCTCCTACACCTCGTAATGCAATTGACAGATACGAGCCGTTTGATCCATTCAGGCAAAACAATACAGCACCAAACGCGATCCACCTAAACAACAATTCTTTCGGCTTAGGGACGAACCAGTTGTCACTTGTAAGTAAGAGTCCTACTCAGGTAGACGCAAGCAACAAGGAGACCAAGAAAGTAGATATAGAAATTGCAGAGGTTATAGTTGGAGCCATTTTGGGGCCCGGCGGTCGTGCTCTCATCGAGATTCAGCACCTGAGCGGGGCCAACATTCAAATATCAAAGAAGGGAATGTTCGCACCTGGAACAAGGAATCGTATAGTTACCATCACAGGTTTTCCAAACGCAATTGGCACCGCTCAGTACCTCATTGAGCAGCGAATCAGCGAAGAAGAAGCAAAACGAGCTCGCCATAATGCAATTGCTGGAATGATtcattga
- the LOC124180878 gene encoding RNA-binding protein Pasilla isoform X4 yields MAADSGMETCPSPEIADSRKRPLDCDVENGSTKRSHYGSGGDGTYHLKVLVPGVAAGAIIGKGGETIAQLQKDTGARVKMSKSHDFYPGTTERVCLITGSVDAIMAVMDFIMEKIREKPDLTSKTTVDFDSGKTTAERDKQVLNVKILVPNSTAGMIIGKAGNYIKQIKEESGSYVQISQKAKDLSLQERCITVIGEKENNRNALIMILAKVADDPQSGTCLNVSYADVSGPVANYNPTGSPYAQAPAGTPTYTSTPGLNTVSLLNGAGLSLNLNLGAAMTAGTAPVTAQILEHIKLTLRSTGFSEPAATEILTAIATLAKYNILGMGIGMPSSVSYLGTPMDSTSTTNGSNNNGGVFGPIGTVPALGSSSPTPRNAIDRYEPFDPFRQNNTAPNAIHLNNNSFGLGTNQLSLLEPFWGPAVVLSSRFST; encoded by the exons gtggAGATGGCACATATCACCTCAAAGTATTGGTACCCGGAGTGGCAGCTGGAGCAATTATTGGCAAAGGGGGGGAAACCATCGCCCAGTTACAGAAAGACACAGGAGCACGGGTGAAGATGTCCAAGTCCCACGACTTTTACCCAG GAACAACGGAAAGAGTTTGCCTGATAACAGGCAGCGTTGACGCTATAATGGCTGTGATGGATTTtataatggaaaaaattcgtGAGAAACCAGACCTCACATCAAAAACCACAGTTGATTTTGACTCTGGTAAAACGACCGCAGAGAGAGACAAGCAGGTATTAAAT GTGAAAATACTTGTGCCAAATAGTACTGCTGGTATGATAATAGGAAAGGCAGGGAACTATATAAAGCAAATAAAAGAGGAATCAGGCTCGTATGTGCAAATAAGTCAAAAAGCAAAGGACTTATCGCTACAGGAACGATGTATAACTGTTatcggagagaaagagaacaATCGAAATGCATTAATTATGATCCTGGCTAAAGTAGCCGACGATCCACAGAGCGGAACTTGTCTCAATGTCAGTTACGCAGACGTTAGCGGTCCTGTTGCCAACTATAATCCAACAGGTAGTCCGTACGCCCAGGCGCCTGCAGGGACGCCGACTTACACATCTACACCTGGTCTGAACACAg TGAGTCTCCTGAACGGTGCTGGTCTGAGTCTGAATTTGAACTTAGGCGCAGCTATGACAGCTGGTACAGCTCCAGTCACAGCACAAATACTTGAGCACATAAAACTTACCCTGCGAAGTACAGGGTTCTCGGAACCAGCTGCCACTGAGATTCTGACTGCTATTGCTACTCTGGCAAAATACAATATTCTTGGAATGGGTATTGGTATGCCGTCGAGTGTGAGTTATTTGGGAACTCCTATGGACAGTACATCGACCACTAATGGCTCTAATAATAACGGAGGAGTATTTGGTCCAATTGGAACTGTCCCAGCCCTAGGATCTTCATCTCCTACACCTCGTAATGCAATTGACAGATACGAGCCGTTTGATCCATTCAGGCAAAACAATACAGCACCAAACGCGATCCACCTAAACAACAATTCTTTCGGCTTAGGGACGAACCAGTTGTCACTT TTGGAGCCATTTTGGGGCCCGGCGGTCGTGCTCTCATCGAGATTCAGCACCTGA
- the LOC124180878 gene encoding RNA-binding protein Pasilla isoform X5 has protein sequence MAADSGMETCPSPEIADSRKRPLDCDVENGSTKRSHYGSGGDGTYHLKVLVPGVAAGAIIGKGGETIAQLQKDTGARVKMSKSHDFYPGTTERVCLITGSVDAIMAVMDFIMEKIREKPDLTSKTTVDFDSGKTTAERDKQVLNVKILVPNSTAGMIIGKAGNYIKQIKEESGSYVQISQKAKDLSLQERCITVIGEKENNRNALIMILAKVADDPQSGTCLNVSYADVSGPVANYNPTGSPYAQAPAGTPTYTSTPGLNTVSLLNGAGLSLNLNLGAAMTAGTAPVTAQILEHIKLTLRSTGFSEPAATEILTAIATLAKYNILGMGIGMPSSVSYLGTPMDSTSTTNGSNNNGGVFGPIGTVPALGSSSPTPRNAIDRYEPFDPFRQNNTAPNAIHLNNNSFGLGTNQLSLRL, from the exons gtggAGATGGCACATATCACCTCAAAGTATTGGTACCCGGAGTGGCAGCTGGAGCAATTATTGGCAAAGGGGGGGAAACCATCGCCCAGTTACAGAAAGACACAGGAGCACGGGTGAAGATGTCCAAGTCCCACGACTTTTACCCAG GAACAACGGAAAGAGTTTGCCTGATAACAGGCAGCGTTGACGCTATAATGGCTGTGATGGATTTtataatggaaaaaattcgtGAGAAACCAGACCTCACATCAAAAACCACAGTTGATTTTGACTCTGGTAAAACGACCGCAGAGAGAGACAAGCAGGTATTAAAT GTGAAAATACTTGTGCCAAATAGTACTGCTGGTATGATAATAGGAAAGGCAGGGAACTATATAAAGCAAATAAAAGAGGAATCAGGCTCGTATGTGCAAATAAGTCAAAAAGCAAAGGACTTATCGCTACAGGAACGATGTATAACTGTTatcggagagaaagagaacaATCGAAATGCATTAATTATGATCCTGGCTAAAGTAGCCGACGATCCACAGAGCGGAACTTGTCTCAATGTCAGTTACGCAGACGTTAGCGGTCCTGTTGCCAACTATAATCCAACAGGTAGTCCGTACGCCCAGGCGCCTGCAGGGACGCCGACTTACACATCTACACCTGGTCTGAACACAg TGAGTCTCCTGAACGGTGCTGGTCTGAGTCTGAATTTGAACTTAGGCGCAGCTATGACAGCTGGTACAGCTCCAGTCACAGCACAAATACTTGAGCACATAAAACTTACCCTGCGAAGTACAGGGTTCTCGGAACCAGCTGCCACTGAGATTCTGACTGCTATTGCTACTCTGGCAAAATACAATATTCTTGGAATGGGTATTGGTATGCCGTCGAGTGTGAGTTATTTGGGAACTCCTATGGACAGTACATCGACCACTAATGGCTCTAATAATAACGGAGGAGTATTTGGTCCAATTGGAACTGTCCCAGCCCTAGGATCTTCATCTCCTACACCTCGTAATGCAATTGACAGATACGAGCCGTTTGATCCATTCAGGCAAAACAATACAGCACCAAACGCGATCCACCTAAACAACAATTCTTTCGGCTTAGGGACGAACCAGTTGTCACTT AGGTTATAG
- the LOC124180878 gene encoding RNA-binding protein Pasilla isoform X6 yields the protein MAADSGMETCPSPEIADSRKRPLDCDVENGSTKRSHYGSGGDGTYHLKVLVPGVAAGAIIGKGGETIAQLQKDTGARVKMSKSHDFYPGTTERVCLITGSVDAIMAVMDFIMEKIREKPDLTSKTTVDFDSGKTTAERDKQVLNVKILVPNSTAGMIIGKAGNYIKQIKEESGSYVQISQKAKDLSLQERCITVIGEKENNRNALIMILAKVADDPQSGTCLNVSYADVSGPVANYNPTGSPYAQAPAGTPTYTSTPGLNTVSLLNGAGLSLNLNLGAAMTAGTAPVTAQILEHIKLTLRSTGFSEPAATEILTAIATLAKYNILGMGIGMPSSVSYLGTPMDSTSTTNGSNNNGGVFGPIGTVPALGSSSPTPRNAIDRYEPFDPFRQNNTAPNAIHLNNNSFGLGTNQLSLLF from the exons gtggAGATGGCACATATCACCTCAAAGTATTGGTACCCGGAGTGGCAGCTGGAGCAATTATTGGCAAAGGGGGGGAAACCATCGCCCAGTTACAGAAAGACACAGGAGCACGGGTGAAGATGTCCAAGTCCCACGACTTTTACCCAG GAACAACGGAAAGAGTTTGCCTGATAACAGGCAGCGTTGACGCTATAATGGCTGTGATGGATTTtataatggaaaaaattcgtGAGAAACCAGACCTCACATCAAAAACCACAGTTGATTTTGACTCTGGTAAAACGACCGCAGAGAGAGACAAGCAGGTATTAAAT GTGAAAATACTTGTGCCAAATAGTACTGCTGGTATGATAATAGGAAAGGCAGGGAACTATATAAAGCAAATAAAAGAGGAATCAGGCTCGTATGTGCAAATAAGTCAAAAAGCAAAGGACTTATCGCTACAGGAACGATGTATAACTGTTatcggagagaaagagaacaATCGAAATGCATTAATTATGATCCTGGCTAAAGTAGCCGACGATCCACAGAGCGGAACTTGTCTCAATGTCAGTTACGCAGACGTTAGCGGTCCTGTTGCCAACTATAATCCAACAGGTAGTCCGTACGCCCAGGCGCCTGCAGGGACGCCGACTTACACATCTACACCTGGTCTGAACACAg TGAGTCTCCTGAACGGTGCTGGTCTGAGTCTGAATTTGAACTTAGGCGCAGCTATGACAGCTGGTACAGCTCCAGTCACAGCACAAATACTTGAGCACATAAAACTTACCCTGCGAAGTACAGGGTTCTCGGAACCAGCTGCCACTGAGATTCTGACTGCTATTGCTACTCTGGCAAAATACAATATTCTTGGAATGGGTATTGGTATGCCGTCGAGTGTGAGTTATTTGGGAACTCCTATGGACAGTACATCGACCACTAATGGCTCTAATAATAACGGAGGAGTATTTGGTCCAATTGGAACTGTCCCAGCCCTAGGATCTTCATCTCCTACACCTCGTAATGCAATTGACAGATACGAGCCGTTTGATCCATTCAGGCAAAACAATACAGCACCAAACGCGATCCACCTAAACAACAATTCTTTCGGCTTAGGGACGAACCAGTTGTCACTT